Proteins encoded by one window of Erysipelothrix rhusiopathiae:
- a CDS encoding ATP-binding cassette domain-containing protein, whose product MIHINNLKIQRNTLTLDIPKLNLDSGKLILVVGANGNGKTTLLKLLSGGLQPDLGNITIDNKSAHDYAITEGVCYIPSQFPFKTSIRLSDLGGYGEALISNWDFKLFMQQVRTMGFSNLDRIDEMSQGLQQQILYHFMMQKQSNLHLLDEPSFGLDARHLNKLRDDIQTKLLRDDHTVIIATNTPEHFETIADEIVLMSKGQCIVSDTVENLKDRYQGITQELWNKTKNDAAAVGILNSGIQVIDTEVHHYERMQRLNLTPILKALIEQHENIS is encoded by the coding sequence ATGATCCACATAAACAATCTAAAAATCCAACGTAATACATTAACACTTGATATTCCAAAACTAAACCTAGATTCCGGGAAGTTGATTCTGGTAGTTGGGGCAAATGGCAATGGAAAAACAACACTGCTTAAGTTATTAAGTGGTGGCTTACAACCAGACCTTGGGAATATTACCATTGATAACAAATCTGCTCATGACTATGCGATAACCGAAGGGGTTTGTTATATTCCTTCTCAGTTTCCGTTTAAAACTTCGATTCGATTATCGGATTTAGGGGGATATGGAGAAGCACTGATTTCAAATTGGGATTTTAAGTTATTTATGCAACAAGTAAGAACAATGGGATTTTCAAATTTAGATCGTATCGATGAAATGTCACAAGGACTGCAACAACAAATTCTTTATCATTTCATGATGCAGAAACAAAGCAATCTACATCTTTTGGATGAACCCAGCTTTGGTCTTGATGCACGTCATTTAAACAAACTACGGGATGACATACAAACAAAACTACTTCGTGATGATCACACTGTCATCATCGCAACCAACACTCCTGAACATTTTGAAACCATTGCGGATGAAATTGTCCTGATGTCCAAAGGACAGTGTATTGTTTCGGATACCGTTGAAAATCTTAAAGACCGTTATCAGGGAATTACTCAAGAACTATGGAATAAAACAAAAAATGATGCTGCTGCTGTGGGAATCTTAAATTCAGGGATTCAAGTAATTGATACCGAGGTACATCACTATGAAAGGATGCAACGCTTAAACCTCACCCCAATATTAAAAGCGTTGATTGAACAACATGAAAATATATCTTAA
- a CDS encoding RluA family pseudouridine synthase, translating to MKHILKVEHNDELLNYLLSQDLPYSRSKIKSLLKHECISIDNEVTTQFDDLITAGQTITIVSHNQQRDTPLQILYEDKDILVVDKPYKLLTVSNRKEEELTAFRLASDYVKKQDSKNRIFVVHRLDQDTSGVLMFAKSEYVKRLYQDKWSELVDERLYVAIVEGVVPKDKDVIRSFLRQNKTTHMYSTSSGQEAITNYEVIKRTENNTILKIQIDTGRKNQIRVHMNDIGHPIIGDKKYDAKTNPLKRLGLHAYRLRVMNPKTKKMMTFVSPLPPKFKKLSKITPTQETSI from the coding sequence ATGAAACATATTTTAAAAGTAGAACATAATGATGAACTTTTGAATTATCTCTTGAGCCAAGACTTACCTTATAGTCGCTCAAAGATTAAATCACTCTTAAAACACGAGTGTATTTCAATTGATAATGAAGTTACAACACAATTTGATGATCTCATCACTGCGGGACAAACCATTACAATTGTAAGTCATAACCAACAACGCGATACGCCTTTACAAATTCTCTATGAAGATAAAGATATTTTAGTTGTGGATAAGCCTTACAAGCTCTTGACGGTCTCTAATCGAAAAGAAGAAGAGTTGACAGCATTTCGTCTCGCTAGTGATTACGTAAAGAAACAAGATTCTAAAAATCGTATTTTCGTAGTACACCGTTTAGACCAAGATACATCGGGTGTCTTGATGTTTGCGAAAAGCGAGTATGTTAAACGCTTGTATCAGGATAAGTGGTCAGAACTTGTGGATGAGCGCTTGTACGTTGCGATTGTTGAAGGTGTTGTGCCTAAAGACAAGGATGTCATCCGTTCATTCTTAAGACAAAATAAAACAACACACATGTACTCTACATCATCGGGTCAAGAAGCAATCACGAACTATGAAGTGATTAAGCGTACGGAAAACAATACAATTTTAAAAATTCAAATTGATACAGGACGTAAAAACCAAATCCGTGTCCATATGAATGATATTGGACATCCTATTATTGGTGATAAGAAATATGATGCTAAGACAAACCCACTCAAACGTCTTGGTTTACATGCTTACCGTTTAAGAGTTATGAACCCTAAAACAAAGAAAATGATGACTTTTGTATCACCATTACCACCAAAATTTAAAAAATTATCCAAAATTACGCCAACACAAGAAACATCAATATAA
- a CDS encoding cold-shock protein — translation MSTGKVKFFNAEKGYGFITIEGGQDIFVHYSAIVADGYKTLEEGQEVSFEVVEGPRGEQAANVRGI, via the coding sequence ATGAGTACAGGTAAAGTGAAATTCTTTAACGCTGAAAAGGGTTACGGATTCATTACTATCGAGGGTGGACAAGATATCTTTGTTCATTACTCAGCAATCGTTGCTGATGGATACAAAACTTTAGAAGAAGGACAAGAAGTTAGCTTCGAAGTTGTTGAAGGTCCACGTGGCGAACAAGCAGCAAACGTTAGAGGTATCTAA
- a CDS encoding GNAT family N-acetyltransferase — translation MELKLIDISDEFDDNGVETLLFDIYVGEIDRYVGRCEYRNEHGRDLWYYGNIGYIIYPPYRGHNFAYHACVALFDIVKSVKAGLPELIITCNPDNIASKKTILKLGGNYHSTIDIMADHELFKLGETSKEIYTIKL, via the coding sequence ATGGAACTTAAATTGATCGATATTTCAGATGAATTTGATGATAATGGTGTCGAAACACTCTTATTTGATATTTATGTAGGCGAAATTGATCGTTATGTTGGACGGTGTGAGTATCGTAATGAGCATGGTCGGGATCTATGGTATTACGGAAATATTGGTTATATCATCTATCCACCTTATCGAGGGCATAATTTTGCTTATCATGCTTGTGTTGCGCTTTTTGATATTGTGAAATCGGTAAAGGCTGGATTACCTGAATTAATCATTACCTGTAACCCTGATAATATTGCATCAAAAAAGACGATTCTCAAGTTAGGTGGCAACTATCATTCGACCATTGATATCATGGCGGATCATGAGTTGTTTAAACTTGGAGAAACGTCTAAAGAAATATATACGATTAAACTTTAA
- a CDS encoding coenzyme F420-0:L-glutamate ligase has protein sequence MTIKPNDNKELEVIVDGKRYQRLPLKTKLIMRDDNLIEVIKEFADASLQDGDILFVTEKVVAITQGRAYPIKDVKPRKLAFTLSKYVTKTPHGIGLGMPETMEMALRECGTPRIILAAGVAAITKPFGRKGDFYRVAGSKARAIDGPTSHTIPPYNEYVVLGPERPNEVAKAIKASFDKDIEVIVTDINDLGGNILGSSASSIDHQLMVKILKDNPLGQKAQSTPLGIIRKI, from the coding sequence ATGACAATCAAACCAAATGACAATAAAGAACTTGAAGTAATTGTCGATGGCAAACGTTACCAACGTTTACCTTTAAAAACAAAATTAATCATGCGAGATGATAATTTAATTGAAGTAATCAAAGAATTTGCGGATGCTTCATTACAAGATGGAGATATTTTATTTGTTACTGAGAAAGTTGTAGCAATCACACAAGGACGTGCTTATCCTATTAAAGATGTGAAACCACGTAAACTTGCATTTACATTATCGAAATATGTAACCAAAACACCTCATGGAATTGGTTTAGGAATGCCTGAAACCATGGAAATGGCACTTCGTGAATGTGGAACACCACGCATTATCCTTGCCGCAGGTGTTGCTGCAATCACAAAACCATTTGGACGTAAAGGTGATTTCTACCGTGTAGCGGGTTCGAAAGCACGTGCTATCGATGGACCAACTTCCCATACAATTCCACCTTATAACGAATATGTAGTACTTGGACCTGAACGTCCAAACGAGGTAGCCAAAGCAATTAAAGCTTCATTTGATAAAGATATTGAAGTTATCGTAACTGATATTAATGATCTTGGTGGAAATATACTAGGATCAAGTGCTTCTTCAATTGATCACCAATTAATGGTTAAAATATTAAAGGATAACCCCCTTGGTCAAAAAGCACAATCAACACCATTAGGAATTATCCGTAAAATTTAA
- the cls gene encoding cardiolipin synthase — protein MKTLLRLLTNKIFMVGLIVIAEFAIVVALIWNLSLNYALMHAFFVFLSVLLIIYITNRNDDPYYRLAWTIIILVIPPIGAVCYLIFGGKKVPKKLRERISDTYSKDAFLQDESFGILEESIEATPRWARLVKYLMASSHYPIYKNTEATYLASGEEKFLHMKEEIRKAEKFVFLEYFIIKEGLMWQELLVILRKKVEEGVDVRLMYDDWGCALFRDLKKQCEEAGIVCVEFNPLVARLAIQMNNRDHRKICVVDGRVGFIGGINLADEYINIGSKFGHWKDTAVMIEGDAVHSLTLMFLQFFRYYTGEIENPNDYKYDFGDLENAQGYVMPFADAPTDNYDLGLDAHLSMINNARDYIYIQTPYLIVGHEVIQALELAARSGVDVRIIVPHIPDKKIVNHVTKSNYQILIESGVRIYEYEPGFVHSKTFVADDQIALVGTTNMDFRSYYLHFECSILFINNNIVGDCYDDVMHTITENAIEITLEDCLAVPYLVRLFRSIARIFSGLM, from the coding sequence ATGAAAACATTACTACGTTTATTAACGAATAAGATTTTTATGGTTGGACTTATTGTGATTGCGGAGTTTGCGATTGTAGTTGCCTTAATTTGGAATTTATCGCTTAATTACGCGCTTATGCACGCATTTTTTGTGTTTTTATCAGTCCTCCTTATTATCTACATTACCAATCGTAATGATGATCCATATTATCGATTGGCTTGGACTATTATCATTCTCGTAATTCCTCCGATTGGTGCTGTTTGTTATCTGATTTTTGGTGGGAAAAAGGTTCCGAAGAAATTACGTGAACGCATTAGTGACACTTATTCTAAAGATGCCTTTTTACAGGATGAATCATTTGGGATTTTGGAAGAGTCAATTGAGGCAACACCACGCTGGGCACGTCTTGTGAAGTATTTAATGGCAAGTTCGCACTACCCAATTTATAAAAATACAGAAGCAACGTATCTTGCAAGTGGGGAAGAAAAATTCCTGCATATGAAAGAAGAAATTCGAAAGGCTGAGAAGTTTGTTTTTCTAGAATATTTTATCATTAAAGAAGGTTTGATGTGGCAAGAATTGCTAGTTATTTTGCGAAAGAAAGTCGAAGAGGGTGTGGATGTTCGGTTGATGTATGATGACTGGGGTTGTGCACTCTTTCGTGACTTAAAGAAGCAATGTGAAGAAGCAGGCATTGTTTGTGTGGAATTTAATCCACTAGTAGCTCGTCTAGCTATTCAAATGAACAATCGTGATCACCGTAAAATTTGCGTTGTGGATGGTCGTGTTGGGTTTATTGGGGGTATTAATCTCGCGGATGAATACATCAATATTGGCAGTAAGTTTGGCCACTGGAAAGATACTGCTGTAATGATCGAAGGGGATGCAGTGCATTCACTTACCTTGATGTTTCTACAGTTTTTCCGTTATTATACGGGAGAGATTGAAAATCCGAATGATTATAAGTACGACTTTGGTGATTTAGAAAATGCGCAAGGATACGTGATGCCTTTTGCGGATGCACCAACAGATAATTATGATTTGGGATTGGATGCTCATTTATCCATGATCAACAATGCACGCGATTACATATATATTCAAACGCCATACCTAATTGTGGGGCATGAAGTTATACAAGCTCTTGAACTTGCAGCACGAAGTGGGGTCGATGTACGTATTATCGTCCCACATATTCCTGATAAGAAAATTGTGAATCACGTGACAAAATCCAACTATCAAATTTTGATTGAAAGTGGTGTGCGTATTTATGAATACGAACCCGGATTTGTGCATTCAAAAACGTTTGTAGCAGATGATCAAATTGCACTTGTTGGAACAACAAACATGGATTTTAGAAGTTATTATTTGCACTTTGAGTGCAGTATTCTCTTTATCAACAACAACATCGTGGGTGATTGTTATGATGATGTAATGCATACCATTACAGAGAATGCGATTGAGATTACCTTGGAGGATTGTCTTGCGGTCCCTTATTTGGTAAGACTCTTTCGATCAATTGCCCGAATATTTAGTGGCTTAATGTGA
- a CDS encoding patatin family protein: MEKIGLVLEGGGMRGAYTAGVLHWLLQEKIEFDYIVGISSGALYGGMFALGKKDTLEKAAIEVAADKRNVGIRPILAEKTLVGYDFLYNTVTQELDYPITEMNKIPGKIDIGVYDIAGEKTIWIDKEQLAQDPLFIKAACTLPVAGRAVWIHGRKYMDGGITTMIPVQKSIDEGCTRHIVVTTKSADYVRKDQGFAQKMLLRTVYRKYPKLVHDFESRRDVYYEERELINKLVDEKKATYIYPTQEVGVGRFKGSEEQFEDLFKMAHDDCELRRDEIMAMVSKD; this comes from the coding sequence ATGGAAAAAATTGGTTTGGTTTTAGAAGGTGGTGGGATGCGCGGAGCATACACTGCAGGTGTTTTACATTGGTTATTACAAGAAAAAATAGAGTTTGATTATATTGTAGGGATATCATCTGGAGCGCTATATGGTGGTATGTTTGCATTAGGAAAAAAAGACACACTTGAAAAAGCAGCGATTGAAGTTGCAGCGGATAAACGCAATGTAGGGATTCGCCCGATTTTAGCGGAAAAAACGCTTGTGGGATATGATTTTCTTTACAATACTGTTACACAGGAATTAGATTATCCGATTACTGAGATGAATAAAATACCGGGTAAGATCGATATCGGTGTTTACGACATCGCTGGTGAAAAAACAATATGGATTGATAAAGAACAATTAGCTCAAGATCCATTGTTTATCAAAGCGGCATGTACCTTGCCGGTTGCAGGACGTGCTGTTTGGATTCATGGACGTAAATATATGGATGGTGGTATCACAACCATGATTCCGGTTCAAAAAAGTATTGATGAAGGATGTACGCGACATATTGTTGTGACAACGAAATCCGCAGATTATGTACGTAAAGATCAAGGATTTGCGCAGAAAATGCTTTTACGGACTGTTTATCGTAAATATCCTAAACTCGTTCACGATTTTGAAAGTCGTCGTGATGTTTATTACGAAGAACGTGAACTGATTAATAAACTTGTGGACGAGAAAAAAGCAACCTACATTTATCCAACTCAAGAAGTTGGTGTAGGTCGCTTTAAAGGTTCTGAGGAACAGTTTGAAGATTTGTTTAAGATGGCACATGATGATTGTGAATTGCGCCGTGATGAAATTATGGCAATGGTTTCTAAAGATTAA
- a CDS encoding RluA family pseudouridine synthase produces MKIFYEDNHVIVVEKKPNQPSQGDESNDLDLLTEVKEYIKVKYDKPGNVYVGLVHRLDRPVGGIMVFAKTSKAAGRLSDQVRTRTLDKTYTAVCTGYVEPTTFRDTMVKNRKTNTSYVVDKNHPDGKYAELHIIEAYYHPTDNLSTVKIKLVTGRSHQIRVQFASRGNALWGDARYNKHSQPGQQIALWATELSFDHPITKERMTFTSHTPSKFPFNL; encoded by the coding sequence ATGAAAATCTTTTATGAGGATAACCACGTCATCGTCGTGGAAAAAAAACCAAACCAACCCTCTCAAGGGGATGAAAGCAACGACCTTGACTTACTTACAGAAGTTAAGGAATACATTAAAGTAAAATATGATAAACCTGGAAACGTTTATGTCGGTCTTGTGCATCGACTTGATCGACCAGTAGGTGGTATCATGGTCTTCGCAAAAACATCGAAAGCAGCAGGACGACTCAGTGATCAAGTTCGAACCCGCACCCTCGATAAAACATATACCGCAGTTTGTACAGGGTATGTCGAACCCACTACATTCCGTGATACCATGGTAAAAAACCGCAAGACAAACACGTCTTATGTAGTTGATAAAAATCATCCTGATGGTAAATACGCAGAACTTCATATCATCGAAGCTTACTACCATCCAACTGATAATCTATCCACCGTTAAAATTAAACTTGTGACTGGAAGATCTCACCAAATCCGAGTTCAATTCGCATCACGTGGGAATGCCTTATGGGGTGATGCACGCTATAATAAGCACTCACAACCGGGACAACAAATTGCTTTATGGGCAACCGAACTCAGTTTTGATCACCCCATAACAAAAGAGCGCATGACCTTCACAAGTCACACGCCCTCTAAATTCCCCTTTAATCTTTAG
- a CDS encoding class I SAM-dependent methyltransferase, with amino-acid sequence MRVPIEWTDFEVLDAGNGLKTERYHDIIVRRPDPVATWKPTTPGMPIDAFFKDGWNFNRTLPESWIIQYKDLNFKVRPTSFKHTGIFPEQAVNWDWMRSVIQTHTEPVRILNLFGYTGGATIACAKENVEEVVHIDALKGMIAWTRENIELNDLTDKKIRTIVEDAMKFIEREKRRGRTYHGIVMDPPSFGRGPKGERWKIEEQLQPLLNAAMELLDPNALFVVLNTYTTNLSPKKVRHALNDALRDQKFPLNTHSEAIGLPITSMETMLPCGVTTRWCYDENLL; translated from the coding sequence ATGAGAGTCCCTATTGAATGGACTGATTTTGAAGTCCTAGATGCTGGAAATGGTTTAAAAACAGAACGTTATCATGACATTATTGTGCGCCGTCCAGATCCTGTTGCGACATGGAAACCCACAACACCCGGAATGCCCATCGATGCTTTTTTTAAGGATGGATGGAATTTTAATCGAACACTCCCTGAAAGTTGGATCATCCAATATAAAGATTTAAACTTTAAGGTGCGCCCAACATCATTTAAACATACCGGGATTTTCCCCGAACAAGCTGTTAACTGGGATTGGATGCGTTCCGTAATTCAAACACATACAGAACCCGTTCGTATTCTTAATTTGTTTGGATATACCGGTGGTGCAACGATTGCGTGTGCTAAAGAAAATGTTGAAGAAGTTGTTCATATTGATGCACTCAAAGGGATGATTGCTTGGACACGTGAAAACATTGAACTCAATGATTTAACTGATAAAAAAATCCGAACCATTGTCGAAGATGCGATGAAATTCATTGAACGTGAAAAGCGACGTGGACGTACCTATCACGGTATTGTCATGGATCCGCCAAGTTTTGGTCGTGGCCCTAAAGGAGAACGTTGGAAGATTGAAGAACAACTACAACCGCTCTTAAACGCTGCGATGGAGCTCCTTGACCCCAATGCACTCTTTGTAGTCTTAAATACTTATACGACAAACCTTAGCCCTAAAAAAGTGCGTCACGCCCTTAACGATGCACTACGCGATCAAAAGTTCCCACTCAACACACACAGTGAAGCAATCGGCCTTCCCATTACTTCAATGGAAACAATGTTACCCTGTGGTGTCACAACAAGATGGTGTTACGATGAAAATCTTTTATGA
- a CDS encoding ATP-dependent helicase has product MDYIQGLNKEQKEAVLTKAKHVRVIAGAGSGKTRVLTTRIVHLIADLGYYPSKICAITFTNKAANEMKERMEAMLPDAIRVHTSTIHSLCVRIIREEYEALNLVRNFTILDTSDQQAVMREAYKQFDYDRKDISFREALTYISNNKFAGVDVAQAERMAGSNYHEQKKVNLYRFYVNRLHELFALDFDDLLLEVNRLFKENLEVRDKWRRRFDVVLVDEFQDVDHVQYGIVDALVGDENQLYVVGDPDQTIYTWRGANVDFIIDFDKKYPESETITLNQNYRSTQHILDSANTLIKNNKDRPDKALYANKESEFPVQYATLDDGDAEAYWVANRMLELHDEGHSYLDMAVLYRSNYLSRALEKVLMARRIPYVIYGGLRFYDQAEIKDMMSYLRMITHGDDLALRRSIAMPRRGIGEKTLDTIMLQAREREMTMYESMLYDVHHQQATPKIRNYVMMIEDFREMAQEASIETIMQYVLKRSGLREHFEKIQELERVESLKELIGDALTFQENYENPSLDEYIQMVSLYGDKSEVVEGEYVRLMTVHAAKGLEFENVFIMGLADNIFPNKNSIQEGSGGIQEERRLMYVAITRAKERLFLSNNIGYNFVAGGYARASRFIKEMHLDEKTSEMEATPTISRSEVQDAISSFEKASGLSKLKKKIKFKSGDQVVHDDFGEGIVIRVDDDTIKIAFNFPHGTKVISRKYAGIRLKGDMS; this is encoded by the coding sequence ATGGATTATATTCAAGGATTAAATAAAGAACAAAAAGAAGCAGTTTTAACAAAAGCAAAACATGTACGCGTGATTGCGGGAGCTGGGAGTGGAAAGACTCGGGTTCTCACAACACGGATTGTGCATCTCATCGCAGATCTTGGATATTATCCATCTAAAATCTGTGCGATCACGTTTACGAATAAAGCAGCGAATGAAATGAAAGAACGAATGGAAGCGATGTTGCCCGATGCAATACGGGTTCATACTTCAACCATTCACTCTTTATGTGTTCGTATTATTCGTGAGGAGTATGAAGCATTAAATTTAGTTCGTAATTTTACGATTTTGGATACATCGGATCAACAAGCGGTTATGCGTGAAGCGTATAAGCAATTTGACTATGACCGTAAAGACATTTCATTTCGTGAAGCATTGACCTATATTTCAAATAATAAGTTTGCTGGGGTTGATGTTGCGCAAGCAGAACGTATGGCGGGGTCGAATTATCATGAACAGAAAAAAGTAAATTTGTATCGTTTTTATGTGAATCGTTTGCATGAACTTTTCGCTTTGGATTTTGATGATCTACTTTTGGAAGTAAATCGTTTATTTAAAGAAAATCTCGAAGTACGTGATAAATGGCGACGTCGTTTTGATGTGGTTTTGGTTGATGAGTTTCAAGATGTGGATCACGTTCAGTATGGGATTGTGGATGCGCTTGTGGGCGATGAAAATCAACTGTATGTCGTTGGTGATCCTGATCAAACAATTTATACTTGGCGTGGGGCCAATGTTGATTTTATTATTGATTTTGATAAGAAGTATCCAGAATCAGAGACTATTACTCTGAATCAAAACTACCGCTCAACACAACATATACTCGATAGTGCTAATACATTAATTAAAAATAATAAAGATCGTCCGGATAAAGCGTTGTATGCGAATAAGGAAAGTGAATTTCCAGTACAATATGCAACACTTGATGATGGTGATGCAGAGGCGTATTGGGTTGCCAATAGAATGTTAGAGTTGCATGATGAAGGACATTCTTATTTAGATATGGCAGTTCTGTATCGTTCAAATTATTTGTCACGTGCACTTGAGAAAGTCCTGATGGCGCGGCGCATACCTTATGTGATTTATGGCGGTTTACGCTTTTACGATCAAGCTGAAATAAAAGATATGATGAGTTATTTACGGATGATTACACACGGTGATGATCTCGCTTTACGAAGAAGTATTGCGATGCCACGTCGGGGTATTGGTGAAAAAACATTAGATACAATCATGTTGCAAGCCCGTGAACGTGAAATGACGATGTATGAAAGCATGCTTTATGATGTTCATCATCAACAAGCAACACCGAAAATTCGAAATTACGTGATGATGATTGAAGATTTTCGAGAAATGGCGCAAGAAGCCTCGATCGAAACGATTATGCAATATGTTTTAAAACGAAGTGGACTTCGAGAGCATTTCGAAAAAATTCAAGAATTAGAACGCGTTGAAAGTCTTAAAGAATTAATTGGTGACGCCTTAACGTTCCAAGAAAATTACGAAAATCCAAGTTTGGATGAATACATTCAAATGGTGAGTCTGTATGGGGATAAAAGTGAAGTTGTGGAAGGGGAGTATGTTCGTCTCATGACGGTTCATGCTGCGAAAGGGCTGGAGTTTGAAAACGTCTTTATTATGGGGTTAGCAGATAATATCTTCCCAAATAAAAACAGCATTCAAGAAGGTTCTGGAGGAATTCAAGAAGAGCGACGCTTGATGTATGTTGCGATTACCCGTGCGAAAGAACGGCTCTTCTTATCCAATAATATTGGGTATAACTTTGTTGCTGGAGGGTATGCCCGTGCATCGCGTTTTATAAAAGAAATGCATTTAGATGAAAAAACTTCGGAGATGGAAGCAACGCCAACGATAAGTCGTAGTGAAGTTCAAGATGCTATAAGTTCCTTTGAAAAAGCATCCGGTCTTTCAAAGTTAAAGAAAAAAATTAAATTCAAAAGTGGAGACCAGGTTGTTCATGATGACTTTGGTGAAGGGATTGTGATTCGTGTTGATGATGACACCATCAAGATTGCCTTTAATTTCCCACACGGAACAAAGGTGATTTCAAGAAAATATGCAGGCATTCGGTTGAAGGGAGATATGTCATGA